The region CTGGACCCAGGGTCCCAGCCCACAACCTATAGCTCATGGTATGTGGGGGGGGATAGGCAAAAGAAGGAGATGGGAAAGTGGGTTCTTAGCATGTGGGTCCCTAAGCCTGGGTGTCGTCCTTGATTCATTGCTGCAGTCTCATCCCCTCTGTCCCGTCCATAAGAAGTTCTGATGGCTTTGCCTCTAGAATGCATGGTGAATTCTTCCACAGTTGCCTACCCTGGTCCAGGCACTGCCACCTCCTGCCTGGATGCCTGCCCCAGTCACCTCCCTGGTCTCCTTACCTCCATCCCGCCCTGTTGGCAGTTTGTAATTCACCGGGAAACCAGAGGGAGcttgtaatttaaaatgtaaatctcgggacgcctgggtggctcagtcggttaagggtctgccttcggctcaggtcatggtcccagggtcctgtgatcgagtcccacgtcgggctccgtgctcggcggggagcctgcttctccctctgcctctctccctctccctctctctctctctctctctctctctgtctctggtgaataaaaaaaaaaaaaaatcttaaaatgtaaatctcaTTATACCACTTTCTAACATATGAGATACTGTAGGGGCTTTTGTAACCCAGATGAAACCCCAGCTTCCCCCTCAGCCCCCAAGGCCCCTGTCCACCTCTGTGACCTCATCTCTACCCTCTTTACTCCTCCCTCTGCAAGCTCCAGCCATACTGGCCTTGTTTTCATGTCCTCATACTCTTAAGTTCcttccaccccagggcctttgcgcctgctgctccttctgcctggaatgttcttcctgtgaacatcacctcctcagaggAGCCCTTCCTGACTTCAGGAGGCCCTTTGTCTCTCCTCTCTTGGCACaccttttcttttcatctccctTTAGATGGGTCACTCATGGGCTGCCTCTGCAGGGATGGCACACACACGCTCAGTGAGTGTTTGCTGAGGCAGTGGACAGCTTCTGGGCCCAGCTGTGGCTAGGATTTGTCTGGCTGGAGTGAGGATTTCTCCCCTGTGTCTCAGGCCTTGTTTTCCTGCTTAGCTGACAGGAAGTACTGGTCATactgtctttattcatttattcagcacaaACGCACTGATGCTAACAGCTGGCCTTCAAGGGAGCTCTGTGAGAAGCTCTTTCCAGGGtgggaggccccttcccccaggtCACACAACCAGTGAGGGGCCCGGCCAGGATTGAGTGCAGGTGTGGGGCTCCCGCACCTCTCACCACTCTGCCACCTGGCTCCACGTGAGCCCTGCCAGGTGTCTGGGATtgacacagccctgccctgccctctgccctcagggaggagCCAGTCCAGCAAGGGAGGTGGACGTGTAAACAGATGACCTCGGTGGGGTGTGATCTTGGCTCTGGCAGAGGTTTCCAAGGtgtggagagaggaaaggggcagagggggattTTGAGCTGGGTGGAGAGGTTGGTGGGTGTTTCCcacagggagaaaggaggggCATTCTGGGAGGATGGCACAGCACCAGCAGAGACGGAGGGGGTTTGTGGCAGGAGGACAGCATAGGCCAAGTCAAGCCAGGCCTGTGGAGGGGTTTGAGCAGGAACAGAAGCTCCTCCTCACCCTTCAGGTCTCCGTGCCTGCATCATTGCCTCTGGGCGGCCCTTCCTGATCGTCCACATCAGCCACATCTTTCCCCAGTGCTGTCCTGAGTCTCATGTCATCTCACAGCACCCTGTCTTCATGGTCACTCTGCATTCACTGCACAGCTCTTGGATGCACACCTGTGTCCTTGTGTATGGGGTGCTCTCCGGGGCCAAGAGCAGCTCCATTGTGGCTTACCCCAGTGCCCTGGTGCCAGGCTTGTGACATAGTAGGAGCCTGAGGAAAGCCTCGCTGGATGGATGAAGCTGGCCCTGTAGTCAGGTGGAGTTggggcaggggtcctgggatggaggaggCAAGTTTGAGGGGCTTTGAGCTGTCTCCAGGGCAGTAGGTCACACAGATGTGAGGGCCGCTTCCTGTGTGGAAGTGGGAGGCCCATCCACATTCCAGCTTCCCTTGCTGGTCCATACTGCCACGGTCTTGTTAGGGCCCAGTAGAGGAAGGGCTGATTCCCACAGAGCTGAGGACACCTGTTCCTGCCTGCCCTAGAGGGTGGTGGGGGATCACCTGAAGGGCTGCTTCCCTGAGGTTGCTTAGCTCGGGCTCAGGTATGGGGAATGGATCTCCCAAAGCAGGGTTAATGTAGCCTGCAGGGGCTCTGGGCCCTTGGTTttcagacagggaaactgaggcactggcATGGCATGTAACACACAGAGCTTGACCTCTGAGGTTGGGTGAACCTGGGTTCAGtctgctttcttgttttcttgttgggGCTGGGTGATCTCAGACAAGTACCATGTGACCCTTctgcctcaacttcctcatctttaTTATGAAGTGACTCCAGCCCCTGGCGGGCCACGTGGAGAATCCCTCCCCAAATGCCCCACTCCAGGCCTGATGACAGTGTTGCCCTCCTGTTCTGCTGAGAAGTCACTCCCTACCCCAAGCTCTCAGCCATCATCCCTCCCTGAGCATTCCTCAGGCtctcgtgcctcagtttcctgaggtGGACATGGCTCTCGTCAGCCTTTCTTGCCCTCATCTTATGGCTGAGAGTCACCTCCTTTCCAGAGTCAGGGCctttcccctccagaaacctcgcCCTTTCTTGCCCAGCTCAGGCCAGAGTGTCAGGGAAAAAGGACTTTTGACGAGTCAGGCCTGTGAATGAATTCTGTTGCTGGCTCCTGGCAGCCTCATGGGCTTGCGAAATCCGGCCCTCCCCATGAGGGGCCAGGCTCCGCACTGTGGACAGGGCATTCTCCCTTCGCAGGGCAGCCTCCGTGTCAGTGGGCTCCAGGAGCAGCCTGAGCGGACCCGGGTCACAAACCTGTTTGCTCTGGTCCACACAGTATTTTCTAAAAAGCCCAGCCAACTTGAAAAACCTGACAAGGGCACATTAAGACTTGGATTTCTGAGTTTTCTTAGAACTTCGcagctaaaaaaaagaaaaaaaaaaaaaaaaaaacttgggagCTCAGTTGCCCCTGAGCTCCGGTTTCTGTAGAGCGGCAGCCTGTGTCCCGGCCACCCTCTCCCCTTCGCCCAGGTCCCTGCTCCCTCACCCCTGTTTCTTGTCACTCTGGCTCACAGGGTTTTTTGGGGTAGATGAGTTTTTCCCCATGCCAAGTCTCTATCAGGGTGGATAAATGGAAACGAGACCAGGAGTTTACTATTCAGCAAGCATAGAGGGCAGGTGTGGGCCCGGGTCTGACTTCCCACCCTGCTGCTTGCTCCAGACTTCAACCAAATGGCCTgtcctcactgagcctcagttgtcCCACCTTTTACCTGGTTACAGGGCTGTTGGGAGGACCCTAAAAGAGAACGCTCACTTCTCCCGGGGCCAGTAACTTTTTCCTGGTCATCCCAGTGTGCACATCAGGTAGCCAGCTTACAGGTGCGTTCTGGAAAACTTAACACAGAGACGGAAACTGGACGTCACCCGGAAGCCCAGTCTCACGGGAACTCCAGGGGCAACCCAGCCTGCTGCCTGGTCTCACTTACCATCTTCCCTGTCTTCTAGGCAGATTTTTTGAAAGGACTGCCTGTCTACAACAAAAGCAATTTTAGTCGATTTCATGCTGACTCTGTGTGCAAAGCTTCGGTGAGTGCATGCCCTGGGCACTGGATGTGGTCGGGGAGCTGCCAGGGGGAAGGGAGTGATGTGTACACCCCATCAGGGTCTTGCCAGGAACAGAGGCTGGTCTTTAAGCCCGGCCCCATCCGACATCTTTGCACATTGTTCTATCTTCATTGGAGGGTGGGTGCCCAGTTGAAGGGGTGGGGGCCCTGGTCAGCCTACCGGCTCTCCTAACCCATGTCTTCCCAACTCTCCTGCAGAACCGACGTCCCTCAGTCTACCTGCCCACGCGGGAGTACCCATCCGAACAGAGTAAGTGGCCTCTGTCAGTCTGTCTCAACCTGGCTGCTGAGGGGAAGGGCCGCAGGGCAGTGTAGGTGATGACCCAGGGGATGCCAGTCAGCTCCCAGCCCTTGGGAGTAATGGAAAGCCTCGCTTGCTCTGGGACCCTCCTAATCTCCACATGCTGGCATCCACATCCAGCCCCAAGGGGATCCTCCGTAGCCCTCATCTGCTCACCAGCCCTCTCCCCTTCGTCTCTCATAATTTTGGGTGTCCCCTGCCAGCACCATGTCACAGAGAGCCCAAGACGACTGTACTGTGGGAGGGGATCCCGCCCAGCCTCGGGTAGGCAGCTCAGGGAGGTAGGGGCGACCAGGTGGCGGGGCctgcagagaaagacacagagccTGCAGAGCAGGAGGACCCCAGCGTTATTGTGGTtgtggtgttttattttaattgtgatGAAGAAGCTACCTGGACCATGCACGGTGTGTTCTGTGGTCACTGGGGCACATCTGTATAGATCTGTGTTCCTGGTCTGCCTGGACCTGTGTGCTGGGGCTCATTCCCCCACTTGGGGGTGGACTCCCACATGTGGCAGAAGATTTGGTCTCTCCCAAGAAAGCAGGGGCCCAGGTGGAGCAGTGGGCTTGGGCCCCTGGTAGTAGCTTTGTATTTCGGAGCAAAAACACTAGGCTTCCTGAAATCTCCTTTGCTAGGGGTGCAGACTTGGAGCCCCAGCCAGGCCACCCAGGGCAGAGATGGGTGGGAGACCAGGGAGGGTTGAGCGcctgccctgggaggggcagtgcaggccggggtgggggctgggtcacctgcagcctctgcctgcaactttctctgccttttctcctcAGTCATTGTGACAGAAAAGACAAACATCCTTTTGCGCTACTTACATCAGCAATGGGACAAAAAGGTAAGGCACGTGGGGTCAGGTGCTAGAATTCGTGGGGACCATGgtggctggcgggggggggggggcgctaaGTGGGGGAAGGACACAGGTGGCTGGGAGACCAGGTGTTTGACGGCTGAATCGGAGTTTGCCAGGCCATCCAGGGGAGGGAAAAGCATTTCAGAGGAGTGCACGGCTGTGCGGAGGCCGTAGGGTTCTGGTGCTCAGGGATGGGCCAGGGCTTGTCAGGAGGCACGGAGGCCAGGCTACCCACAGCCTGCCCGCGCGGCCCTGGCGGCAGACAGACCAGTATGTTATTACCTAGAGTCTTTGTTCAATGCTGAAATGTACACATGGTGACAATTCTAGGAGATACAAATGGGTGTAGTTGCAGTGAGaagccccacccccatctcccctcaGGCTGCCTTCCTGACACaggacattttttcatttttctttctttctttctttctttctttctttctttctttttctttctttctttctttctttctttctttctttctttctttctttctttctttctttctttctttcttctttctttctttctttctttttctttctttcttctttctttttcttttctttctttctttctttctttctttcttttcttttctttctttcctttctttctttctttctttctttctttctttctttctttctttctttcttttctttctctttctttctttcctttcctttctctttctttctttctctctctctctctctctctttctctttctctctctctcttctttctttctctttctttcttttcttctttctttctttctctttctttctttctttctctttctttctttttctttctttttctttcttttcttttcttttctttcctccctccctccctccctccctccctcccttccttcctcctttctttctttctttctctttctttctttctttttctttcttctttctctttctctcttttttaatttttatttttttatttttttaaagattttatttatttatttgagagagagagaatgagagatagagagcacaagagggaagagggtcagagggagaagcagactccctgctgagcagggagcccgatgtgggactcgatcccgggactccaggatcatgacctgagctgaaggcagtcgcttaaccaactgatccacccaggcgccctctctcttttttttttttaaagattttatgtatttgagagagagagatagcaggagacagagcacgagcaggggggaggggcagagggagggagagaagcagactccctgctgagcagagagccaggtgcagggctccatcccaggaccctgggatcatgacctgagctgaaggcagacgcttaaccacctgagccccccaggcgcccccattttttctttttcttgaatgcAGATGTGTATGTGTTCTGCATCATAgtctgtttggggtttttttgccgAACATTGAACATCAGACAGTGACTTGCTCTGGGGCCAGGCTGGAGGGGGACCCCATAATGAAGTGACTGCTCAGAAAATCTAAAGCTGCTGAGCCCACCCTGTCCTCCTGGCCTACCCCACAGACCTTGCTTCCCACCAGGGGGGAAGGAGAGTTTCCCACGCAGGCCcacttttcctcttctgtggCAATGAACGTCATCCCCCTGGGTGGCTCCTGAGTGTTTTTTACCCCCAGGCATTTTGGACGGCGTGTGGGTCATTGCCAGCCGTGGGGACTCCTCACAGTGCCCAGGAGATGCCTGGCAGTCTCAGGCCGGTGGCCCCGAAGACTGTGGCTGAGCAAGGGAGGTCTGGCGGGCGGGGAGCAGGGGGCCCTGGGTTGACTGCCCCACTCCAGCCCAGCAGCAGGATTTCAGGGACTCACCCGAGTGAAGATTTacatcccttctccttcctcacaGAACGCCGCCAAGAAGAGAGACCAGGAGCAAGTGGACCTTGAGGGTGAGAGCTCGGCGCCCCCCCGCAAGGTCGCACGGACCGACAGCCCGGACATGCACGAGGACACTTAAGACTCTCACTCCCCCACAGGCGCCTCCTGTCTTGTCTGCTCCTCGCCTGCCCGCCTTGTGTAAgcgccccccgccctgccccccaccgGCCTACCCACACCCGACCATCCGTACCACTTCCAACCTCATAGGAGCcgatgtatttattttccttgagtTTTTATTTATGCTGTAAAATGTACCAAGCGATGGTTAACGGGGACGTCAGACCCAGTAGTGTGATGTTGgtagatgctttttaaaaaaacaacattgtTATTCACAGGCCCCCCTCCCAGATCCCCcttttgccccccaccccctccaccccagttCTCCGGAAAAACCAGAGCGTGTCTGCAAGGGTCTAGCGCCGGGGCCCTGCTGTAGCCTGGCAGCATGGGTGGgagcccttctccctgctcctacTCTCCAGTCCGGGCCTTAAAGACTTGGCTGGGACCTATTCCGTACCCAGGCTTTGCTCTGAATGTGTGCCAGGGGGAGAAGTCGGCATTTTCGGATCTTTCTCTTAAGTCATTTTATCATGGACTAGTGCGTGCTCCGTGTCCACCCCAATAAAAGGATCTTTCCTACTCGACCTCGCGTCTTTGCTCCGTGTGCCTCAGCCCCAG is a window of Zalophus californianus isolate mZalCal1 chromosome 1, mZalCal1.pri.v2, whole genome shotgun sequence DNA encoding:
- the DDA1 gene encoding DET1- and DDB1-associated protein 1 isoform X1, which encodes MGARRGCYPRGGARGQANERGAVAPSVWAVPWLEVTVRRRLRRRLWWRRRRLRRWLRQRRRKQKMADFLKGLPVYNKSNFSRFHADSVCKASNRRPSVYLPTREYPSEQIIVTEKTNILLRYLHQQWDKKNAAKKRDQEQVDLEGESSAPPRKVARTDSPDMHEDT
- the DDA1 gene encoding DET1- and DDB1-associated protein 1 isoform X2, with protein sequence MTSVGCDLGSGRGFQDFLKGLPVYNKSNFSRFHADSVCKASNRRPSVYLPTREYPSEQIIVTEKTNILLRYLHQQWDKKNAAKKRDQEQVDLEGESSAPPRKVARTDSPDMHEDT